The [Clostridium] colinum genome includes the window AGTATTATTAATATCTATATTAACATGATTAAAAAGATGTTTTTTCATAAAATAAGCGTAGCTTTGTTCATCATCTTTAGATAGACCTTTATATTCATCTAAGTTTACAGATTTTACATTAGCAAAGTCTAAATCACCTTTTTTATACCATTCTACAAGCTGTTTGTATGTACCTTCAGGCGTAGAGCCAGTTGCTAAACCTAAAACACAGTTAGGTTTTATTATAACTTGAGCTGAAACAATATTAGCTGCCTTTCTACTCATATCATTATAGTCTTTAGCGTTATATATAACCATTTTTTATACCTCCCAAAATAAATATAATAATTTTATTATACATAATTAAAATAAAAATTTCAATAAGTGTTTTGACCTAATTAAGGTAATATTTTATTAAAAAATTTTACATATGTATATATAATATATATAAATTAACAAAAAAATACAATAAATATTAATATTTATTATTTAAAATTATAGAATAGGAAATAATATAGTATATAAAATTTTAAAAGTCTATTATTTTAGTCTTATATGTGATAAAATAATAGACGTATAAAAATTACACATTAGGGAGGGATTTTATGAAAACAGATATCCAAATAGCTAATGAGACAAAAAAGGAAAATATAGAAAATGTATTAAAAAATTTTGATATATGTTCTGATAATTTAGAATTTTATGGAAAATATAAGGCTAAGGCCTCTAATCAATTATATAATAAATTAAAAGATAAAAAAGATGGTAAATTAGTATTAGTTACAGCTATAAATCCAACTCCAGCAGGAGAAGGAAAAACAACAACAACAATAGGTCTTTCGCAAGCGCTTAATAAAATAGGTATAAAATCTGTTGTTGCACTTAGAGAACCTTCTCTTGGTCCTTGTATGGGGATAAAAGGTGGTGCTACAGGAGGAGGATATTCTCAAGTAGTGCCTATGGACGAAATAAATTTACATTTTACAGGAGATATACACGCAATAACAACAGCTAATAATCTTCTTAGCGCTATATTAGATAATCATATACATCAAGGAAATAGTCTTGATATAGATATAAGAAATATAACGTGGAAAAGAACACTAGATATGAATGATAGAGCACTTAGAAATATTACAATAGGTCTTGGAGGCAAAATAAATGGTGTACCACGTGAAGAAGGCTTTATGATAACAGTTGCTTCTGAAATAATGGCCATATTATGTCTAGCAAACGATTTAAAAGACTTAAAAGATAGATTAGGTAAAATAATAGTAGCATATAATACAAAAGGAGAACCAGTTACAGCTAAAGATTTAAATGCACATGGAGCAATGACAGTTTTATTAAAAGATGCTATAAAGCCTAACTTTGTACAAACATTAGAACATACACCAGCTATAATACATGGAGGACCTTTTGCTAATATTGCTCACGGGTGCAACAGTGTTCAAGCCACAAAACTTGCTTTAAAATTATCAGAAGTTGCAATTACAGAGGCAGGGTTTGGTGCAGATTTAGGAGCAGAAAAGTTTTTTGATATAAAATGTCGTATAGCAGGGTTAAAACCAGATGCAGTTGTGTTAGTAGCTACTATAAGAAGCTTAAAATTTAACGGTGGTGTATCTAAAGAAGAATTTTCTATACCTAATTTAAATGCGGTAGAAAAAGGCTTTGCAAACCTTGAAAAACATATAGAAAATATAAAAAAATATGGAGTACCTATGGTTGTTACATTAAATACATTTTTAACAGATAGTGAAGAAGAAATAAACTTTGTTAAAAATAAATGTGAAAATATAGGTGTACATTTTGCTTTATCAAAAGTATGGGAAAAAGGTGGAGAAGGTGGTGTAGAGCTTGCTAAAAAAGTTTTAGAGGCTTTAAAAGAACCTTCAAATTTTAAAGTTTTATATGATGAAAAACTATCTATTGAAGAAAAGTTAAACATTATAGCTAAAGAAATATATGGAGCAGATAGTGTTAAAATTTTACCTAAAGCTAAAGAGGAAATAGCACAAATAGAAAAAATAGGCTTAGATAAGATGCCTATATGTATAGCCAAAACACCAGTGTCATTTTCGGATAATCCTAAGCTTTTAGGTTGTCCTAAAGGGTTTGATATAACTATAAAAAAAGTTAGCGTATCAGCAGGGGCAGGCTTTATAGTAGCATTAGCAGGAGATGTTATGGTTATGCCAGGATTACCTAAAAATCCAGCATCAGAAAATTTAGATATAGATGAAGAAGGTAATATAATAGGACTTTTTTAAATTTGTATAAATAATTAAAAGGCTAAAGATTTTATCTTTAGCCTTTTAATTATTTATTTTTATTTATTTCAAATGAAACTTGTCCCATATATCCAGGAACTATTTCATATTTGTCAAAAACAATAACAGGATTACCATTTTTATTTATATAAAAATTTGTTTCATCTGTTATAGTTTTAAATCCATCTATACTATCAACATTATAACCAAAGTAAGATAAATTTTCATCTTCTTTAATTTGTTGTTCTATTTGATTTTTTATACTTTCGTTAGCTATATTTATATAATCATCGCCTAGAATATCTTTTAGTGTTATATTTTTACCTGTGTTTAAATCTATGTTGTAAAAATATGATATATTATAAGCATTTGCCCAACCTTCATTAGCATTTAAAACAAGTGATATATGGTCTTTACTTTTAGATTTCAAATCATAAGATACATCTACAACTATATTTTTTTGTTTAAATTCTTCTTCGGTGCCACCTGTTTCTATAAATGCTTCTTTATATTCTTGTATATCTTGCTCTGCTTGTTTTGTATATTCATCTACAATAGTTTTTATTTGATTATTAACTTTATCTGTTATTTGTTTTATATTTTCATCGTCAGTAGATATTTGTGGTATTTGAGTATTTATTGTTTTATCATTATCTATTTTTTTGCCGTGAATTGATATTACAGAAACTATTTCACTTATTATAGGTATTTTTGAACAAGCCATAGCAAATGTTTCACTAACATTAACACCTATAACAAATAATATTAAAACACTTGCAACTGTTGATGTTAAATATTTCCATTTGTATTTAGGTTTATTTTTATTTATTTCTAAATTTATTATTTCATTTAATTGTAATGGTACTTCAATATTATTGTATATTTCTTTAGCTTTTTTTATTTTTTTCATAGTTTTTCCTCCTCTAATTTTATTTTTAATTTTTTAAGTCCAGAATATAATCTACTTTTAACAGTATTTAAATTGCAATTAGTTATTTCCGATACTTGTGCTAATGTTAAATCTTCAAAATAATGTAATATAATTATAGTTTGTGTATCTGTTGGTAAGAACTTAATTTGGTCAAAAATGTCAATATCATCATTAAATTTTTCAAAATACGGCATTTCTTCAATTGATACTTCATTTTTAATATCTCTTTTTTTACTTCTTAAAAATAAAAGATTTTCATTTACTAAAATTTTATAAAACCAACAATTGATTGCTTCTTCATTTTTTATTGATTTATATTTTTCTAAGGCTTTTACTACTGCATTTTGTACTATATCTAAAGCGTCATCTTTATTTCTAACATAAGTATAGGATAGCCTATAAAACTTGTCTTGATTTTCTATTATATGTTTAGATAACTTGTTGTATATATTCAACATTTTTCCTCCTTTATAATATTTATATTTTATTTTTATCCTACTTATATATTATAGATACTGATTGTATAAAAAAAGTTTAAGTATCTTTAAATTTAAATAAAATCGTAAAAAGTTTTGAAAAAATCTATAAATAGTTTGATGACAGTTACTAGGTGATATATTAGTCTATTATAAGTATTGAAAATAGATAAAATATATAGTTTATAATTTTTATAGATATAATAAAAAAGCCCTTATAAGGGCATGAAAAAGCCACTAGCAGAACTAGTGGCTTTGATTATTAGTTAACTAGGGGTAAACTTGACATTTAAGTCACGTAAAATAAAGGTTAATTATCTAAATTTATTTTATATAAATTATTGATAATAATTAAATAATACAATAGATTTTTTAGATTTTCAAGAGGAAAAGCTAAAAAAAGTAAGATTTATTAGTTAATAATAATAAATCTTACTTTTAATATATAGTTTTTGTTTATTTACTACAAAAAAAGTATATATTAAATATTTAATAACAAAAAATTATTTTGTTGTGCTAGTAAGATTAGGCTCACCTTTAGACATAATTCTTTGTTTTAAAACAGGTATTAAAACACCTTTGTTTGTTCCAAATTCTATAATAAAAACTTGGTCTGCTATATCAGTAACTTTACCGTATATACCGCTATCTAATAAAACCCAATCGCCAATTTTTATATCAGATTGAAGTTCTAATAATTTTTTTTCTCTTTTTTTCTGAGGTCTAATACCTATAAAATAGAATATTAAAACAATGAAAATAATGTAGACAATTATACCCATAGGTGTGGCAAAAAAGTTAAATCCATTAGTAGCTTGAGGAGCAACATTTGCAACTTGTTCTCCAGCTTGGCTAGCTTGAGGAGCACTTTGAGAACCACCAGTTATAACTGTGTTTAATAGTACAAAATTCATATTAACATCTCCCATAAAGTTTTTATGTATCAAAATAAAATATATAGCAACTTAAGGCTATTATTTTGACAATAAATAAATTATATAATAATATAAATATTTAGTCAATACTTGTATTAATATAAGTATTAGGTATATCACCATTAAATACAGTATTTACAAGCATTAACTTTCTAGATATATTTATATCTTTTTTATACATAGGATTTATTATTCCAATACTAGTATTTATATTTAAATATACCTGAAAGTTTATTTGGTTTATACCTACCGATTGAAAACTTGTTTCATAATCTACAACGGCATCTCCTATAGAGCTTAAATAAAC containing:
- a CDS encoding RsiV family protein gives rise to the protein MKKIKKAKEIYNNIEVPLQLNEIINLEINKNKPKYKWKYLTSTVASVLILFVIGVNVSETFAMACSKIPIISEIVSVISIHGKKIDNDKTINTQIPQISTDDENIKQITDKVNNQIKTIVDEYTKQAEQDIQEYKEAFIETGGTEEEFKQKNIVVDVSYDLKSKSKDHISLVLNANEGWANAYNISYFYNIDLNTGKNITLKDILGDDYINIANESIKNQIEQQIKEDENLSYFGYNVDSIDGFKTITDETNFYINKNGNPVIVFDKYEIVPGYMGQVSFEINKNK
- the yajC gene encoding preprotein translocase subunit YajC, which produces MNFVLLNTVITGGSQSAPQASQAGEQVANVAPQATNGFNFFATPMGIIVYIIFIVLIFYFIGIRPQKKREKKLLELQSDIKIGDWVLLDSGIYGKVTDIADQVFIIEFGTNKGVLIPVLKQRIMSKGEPNLTSTTK
- a CDS encoding formate--tetrahydrofolate ligase, whose amino-acid sequence is MKTDIQIANETKKENIENVLKNFDICSDNLEFYGKYKAKASNQLYNKLKDKKDGKLVLVTAINPTPAGEGKTTTTIGLSQALNKIGIKSVVALREPSLGPCMGIKGGATGGGYSQVVPMDEINLHFTGDIHAITTANNLLSAILDNHIHQGNSLDIDIRNITWKRTLDMNDRALRNITIGLGGKINGVPREEGFMITVASEIMAILCLANDLKDLKDRLGKIIVAYNTKGEPVTAKDLNAHGAMTVLLKDAIKPNFVQTLEHTPAIIHGGPFANIAHGCNSVQATKLALKLSEVAITEAGFGADLGAEKFFDIKCRIAGLKPDAVVLVATIRSLKFNGGVSKEEFSIPNLNAVEKGFANLEKHIENIKKYGVPMVVTLNTFLTDSEEEINFVKNKCENIGVHFALSKVWEKGGEGGVELAKKVLEALKEPSNFKVLYDEKLSIEEKLNIIAKEIYGADSVKILPKAKEEIAQIEKIGLDKMPICIAKTPVSFSDNPKLLGCPKGFDITIKKVSVSAGAGFIVALAGDVMVMPGLPKNPASENLDIDEEGNIIGLF
- a CDS encoding RNA polymerase sigma factor, with protein sequence MLNIYNKLSKHIIENQDKFYRLSYTYVRNKDDALDIVQNAVVKALEKYKSIKNEEAINCWFYKILVNENLLFLRSKKRDIKNEVSIEEMPYFEKFNDDIDIFDQIKFLPTDTQTIIILHYFEDLTLAQVSEITNCNLNTVKSRLYSGLKKLKIKLEEEKL